Proteins from a genomic interval of Plasmodium reichenowi strain SY57 chromosome 13, whole genome shotgun sequence:
- a CDS encoding high mobility group protein B4, putative has translation MDRKKPKAPPSSYLIFCNYERENAKNTLLQKCDKETIRITDIQKELSNKWKNLPEDERKKYEEQAQILKSKYNEELLEWKNHSNEYISGDLVINNTAKFPVMKIQKIMQLNRNVKKVNNEAINIFQKAVMMFLIELVNKTLEFKDEKNTARNITSFDILSCIQREGIKYKFLEDCIYLLKEERGQTFFDEEDVQEETLFDLCEEDKKEYNYDVEEKKISKLKKKVQGSNKIKDKAGINKNIYADITTFFKKI, from the exons ATGGACAG AAAGAAGCCCAAGGCACCACCATCttcatatttaattttctGTAATTACGAGAGGGAAAACGCAAAGAATACtttattacaaaaatgtGACAAGGAAACA ATTCGAATAACTGATATACAAAAAGAATTAAGTAACAAATGGAAAAATCTTCCAGAAGATGAGAGAAAG AAATATGAGGAACAAGCACAAATATTgaaatcaaaatataacGAAGAATTATTAGAATGG AAAAATCATtcaaatgaatatatatcaGGAGACTT GGTTATAAACAATACAGCTAAATTTCCTGTGAtgaaaatacaaaaaattatgcAATTAAATAGAAACGTAAAAAAA GTTAATAATGAAgctattaatatatttcaaaaagCAGTG ATGATGTTTTTAATTGAACTGGTAAACAAAACACTCGAATTTAAGGATGAAAAAAACACAGCTAGAAATATAACTTCATTTGACATAT tGTCATGTATACAGAGGGAAGGaatcaaatataaatttttagaag attgtatatatttattaaaagaagaaagaGGACAGACCTTTTTCGACGAAGAGGATGTACAAGAAG aAACATTATTCGATTTATGTGAAGAAGATAAGaaagaatataattatgatgttgaagaaaagaaaataagtaaactcaaaaaaaaagtacaAGGAAGTAATAAGATAAAAGATAAAGCTggaataaataaaaacatatatgCTGACATTacaacattttttaaaaaaatataa
- a CDS encoding exosome complex exonuclease RRP44, putative gives MTFLKLTNRKGERHVQKYFYKLNANNRINKIVREVYLRNDISCGIEKCNICENNKKKLLDGERSILILDLNTLIKYMDFLYDCDIDNILIPLSIYDYIKSFNKILYKKLRNLCYDVDEESIIEGSSSSSSFNHNKRFCVFVNTFCKFTYVEDNKDTNGFNKELQEIIKIVIWLKHHNNKLNIKVISNNKLLQEDCYNNDIPCSTLFEYVNELMKENDYNKKNKEGKKFNLDTLKMYFEEDILNEHNDSKADHTESTCDQKTYHTLNNLSLDSNNNNNNKRPLYEPHLSKSDMIQKLRENKIIKGIFSVICVNKLALVKFSDVDEIVIRGTKYMNRAIHNDVVAVEIIDEPNEDLYEEDYLEEQISPEEEEEEEEIEEEIEEVGEKVKIEINNINKEKLQNSYIKNEDVKEKENVIDIYNKNNNTLQKDMINLYEKKMNITYDKQINENIYNNVNNRHISEKKKLYGKVVGIISRCRKEYGGIIKEYSNNLNNIKKKLMFFKAFNNKIPYIMIKAQLEDELRNKRVIVTIDNWDIYSRNPLGRCISVLGNCDDIETETKLIYNEYNISTREFSESVYKCLPPNNWVIPDEEYVKRNDFRNVLTFSIDPPGCQDIDDALSVEFLQQDGNIDKNYIYRIGVHIADVSYFVKQNSPIDLEASKRCTTVYLINQRVDMLPKLLTTNLCSLVEGEERLTYSCIFCFNKDFDIIDISVKKCIIKSNKSFSYEQAQNVIDDKNDESDTAKSLRLLNKIAKHLKQKWSNDGALELRGNTEVLFEFEANDFSKAKNLKPYVCYETNKLIEAFMLLANRSVARIIFQNFKAASVLRRHPPPKHEYLKELNDYLKTIQVYDFKYNTSKDLSHSINNINLKNDNILSNILKVMVTKCMNEAVFISGYNVHNNDMLRHYGLAADIYTFFTSPIRRYADIMVHRILNHIYEIEELDKKYLDVIYLNKQVALLNDKYRNARFASRASVDFFSYLYIKKIGNQITNAVITNLKKNGIQIFLIDYFTEGICYLKRKDGFLFDEKKKRFIKIDKYKKELFHLSFYDKIQVHMQVDNYDIKCQNHFIFIKKI, from the coding sequence atgacttttttaaaattgaCAAATCGAAAAGGGGAACGGCATGTTCAGAAGTATTTTTACAAACTGAATGCAAACAAcagaataaataaaatagtaAGAGAAGTATATTTAAGGAATGACATAAGTTGTGGTATAGAGaaatgtaatatatgtgagaataataaaaagaaattattagATGGAGAAAGAAGTATTTTAATATTAGATTTGAATacattaataaaatatatggactttttatatgattgtgatattgataatattttaattcccttatctatatatgattatataaaatcgtttaataaaatattatataaaaaattacgTAATTTGTGTTATGATGTTGATGAGGAAAGTATAATAGAAGGATCatcttcttcatcttcCTTTAATCATAATAAACGTTTTTGTGTGTTTGTTAATACGTTTTGTAAATTTACTTACGTAgaagataataaagataCTAATGGATTTAATAAGGAATTAcaagaaattataaaaatagttATATGGTTGAAacatcataataataaattaaatataaaagttataagtaataataaattattacaagaagattgttataataatgatatacCTTGTAGTACATTATTTGAATATGTAAATGAATTAatgaaagaaaatgattataacaaaaaaaacaaagaaggaaagaaatttaatttggatacattaaaaatgtattttgaggaagatatattaaatgaacaTAATGATAGTAAGGCAGATCATACAGAAAGTACATGTGACCAAAAAACATATCATACCTTAAACAATCTATCATTagatagtaataataataataataataaaaggCCTTTATATGAACCGCATTTAAGTAAATCAGATATGATACAAAAGTTAAgggaaaataaaattattaagGGTATATTTAGTGTTATATGTGTTAATAAATTAGCCTTGGTTAAATTTTCTGATGTAGATGAGATTGTTATAAGGGGGACCAAATATATGAACAGAGCTATTCATAACGACGTAGTTGCTGTTGAAATTATTGATGAACCAAATGAAGATCTATATGAAGAAGATTATCTTGAAGAACAAATAAGCCcagaagaagaagaagaagaagaagaaatagAAGAAGAAATAGAAGAAGTAGGGGAAAAGGTcaaaatagaaataaataatataaataaagaaaaattacaaaacagttatataaaaaatgaagacgtaaaagaaaaagaaaatgttattgatatatataataaaaataataatactcTTCAAAAGGATATgataaatttatatgaaaaaaaaatgaacattACATATgataaacaaataaatgaaaatatatacaataatgtaaataatagACATATTagtgaaaaaaaaaaattatatggaAAAGTTGTAGGAATTATAAGTAGATGTAGAAAAGAATATGGAGGTATCATTAAAGaatattcaaataatttaaataatataaaaaaaaaattaatgttttttaaagcttttaataataaaataccatatataatgataaaagCACAATTAGAAGATGAGTTACGTAATAAAAGAGTTATTGTTACTATTGATAATTGGGATATATATTCAAGAAACCCACTAGGTAGATGTATAAGTGTGTTAGGGAATTGTGATGATATAGAAACCGAAActaaattaatatataatgaatataatatatctacGAGAGAATTTAGTGAAAGTGTTTATAAATGCTTACCACCAAATAATTGGGTAATACCAGATGAAGAATATGTAAAAAGAAACGATTTTAGAAATGTCTTAACATTTAGTATTGATCCTCCAGGTTGTCAAGATATCGATGATGCTTTATCTGTAGAATTTTTACAACAAGACGGAAATATAgataagaattatatatatagaatagGTGTGCATATAGCTGATGTATCTTATTTTGTAAAACAAAATAGTCCTATCGATTTGGAAGCTTCCAAAAGATGTACCACtgtatatttaataaatcaaaGAGTTGACATGTTACCTAAATTATTAACAACAAACTTGTGTTCATTAGTAGAAGGAGAAGAACGCTTAACTTATAGTTGTATTTTCTGCTTTAATAAAGATTTTGATATCATAGATATTAGTGTAAAAAAgtgtataataaaaagtaataaatCCTTTTCATATGAACAAGCACAAAATGTAATAGAcgataaaaatgatgaatcAGATACAGCAAAGTCTTTAAGATTATTAAATAAGATAGCAAAACatttaaaacaaaaatggTCAAATGATGGAGCTTTAGAATTAAGAGGTAATACAGAAGTACTGTTTGAATTTGAAGCTAATGATTTTTCTAAAGCAAAAAATTTGAAACCTTATGTATGTTATGAgacaaataaattaattgAAGCATTTATGCTTTTAGCTAACAGATCAGTAGCTAGaattatatttcaaaaCTTTAAAGCAGCTAGTGTCTTAAGAAGACACCCTCCGCCTAAAcatgaatatttaaaagaattaaatgattatttaaaaaCTATACAGGTTTATgattttaaatataatacatcTAAAGATTTATCTCATtctattaataatattaatttaaaaaatgataatattttatcgaatatattaaaagtaaTGGTAACAAAATGTATGAATGAAGCTGTATTTATATCAGGATATAATGTACATAATAATGACATGTTAAGACATTATGGTTTAGCTGctgatatatatacattttttacatCTCCTATTAGACGATATGCTGACATTATGGTTCATAGGATattaaatcatatatatgaaattgAAGAACtagataaaaaatatcttgatgttatatatttaaataaacaagtggctttattaaatgataaatacAGAAATGCAAGATTTGCATCAAGAGCTTCTGTTGATTTCTTTTCTtatctttatattaaaaaaattggTAATCAAATTACGAACGCGGTAATAacaaatttaaaaaaaaatggtaTACAAATATTTCTAATTGATTACTTTACAGAAGGTATATGTTATTTAAAAAGGAAAGATGGTTTTCTTtttgatgaaaaaaaaaaacgattcattaaaattgataaatataaaaaagaattgtTCCATTTAAGCttttatgataaaataCAAGTACATATGCAGGTGGATAATTATGACATCAAATGTCaaaatcattttatttttattaagaaaatataa
- a CDS encoding rRNA associated RNA binding protein, putative — MDDHENIDINDNSSDANTANYNQDKNGNTSEVNDYSKEDIEGDENLKSSKGKQENNTKSSSDKDENTIDYGNHDFPCNPAPPVPIKLFIGRVPKNIEEDQLRPIFEEYGIVNEVVIIRDKITNVHKSSAFVKMASISEADNAIRLLNNQKTLDAQLGSLQVKYASGELNKLGFPQNIESGVDQAKLFIGSLPKNITEDNIKEMFSPYGTVEEVFIMKDNSTGLGKGCSFVKFSYKEQALYAIKSLNGKKTLEGCTRPVEVRFAEPKSSKQPQIPLTLQPMQNPPHAMAPQPSISSPNNINFGNNFSVNNNYPRQVGPWKEYYSGEGRPYYYNEQTNTTQWEMPKEFETLFMNNSANMHNLSESSGPPGANLFIFHVPNEWQQTDLIQAFSPFGELLSARIATEKNTGRNRGFAFVSYDSLESAAAAISQMNGFMALNKKLKVTVKKGEEDEMKKYVNQNGVNSFQQVPRVQKAIPAQPASMQPNLAYHQNAQAQNFFYSNSNSYRCGPY, encoded by the exons atGGATGATCATGAGAATATAGATATTAACGATAATTCTTCTGATGCAAATACTGCAAATTACAATCAGGataaaaatggaaataCATCAGAAGTAAATGACTACAGTAAAGAAGATATAGAAGGAGatgaaaatttaaaaagttCAAAGGGAAAACAAGAAAATAATACGAAAAGTTCATCTGATAAAGATGAAAATACAATAGATTATGGTAATCATGATTTTCCATGTAATCCAGCACCTCCAGTTCCTATAAAACTATTTATAGGAAGAGTaccaaaaaatattgaagaAGATCAATTACGTCCTATATTTGAAGAATATGGTATAGTTAATGAAGTAGTAATTATAAGAGATAAAATAACTAACGTACATAAATCTAGTGCTTTTGTAAAAATGGCTTCTATTTCAGAAGCTGATAATGCTATAAGattattaaataatcaaaaaaCCTTGGATGCACAATTAGGATCATTACAAGTAAAATATGCATCAGGAGAACTTAACAAATTAGGATTTCCACAAAATATCGAATCAGGCGTTGATCAAgcaaaattatttattggTTCTCTtccaaaaaatattacagaagataatattaaagaaatGTTTTCACCTTATGGTACAGTTGAAGAAGTTTTTATCATGAAAGATAATTCAACTGGTTTAGGTAAAGGATGTTCTTTTGTTAAATTCTCATATAAAGAACAAGCATTATATGCTATCAAATCAttaaatggaaaaaaaacTTTAGAAGGATGTACAAGACCAGTCGAAGTAAGATTTGCAGAACCTAAATCTTCTAAACAACCACAAATTCCATTAACATTACAACCTATGCAAAATCCACCACATGCAATGGCACCACAACCAAGTATAAGTTCTCCAAACAATATTAATTTCGGTAATAACTTTTCggtaaataataattatccACGTCAAGTTGGACCTTGGaaagaatattattcaGGAGAAGGTAGaccatattattataacgAACAAACAAACACAACACAATGGGAAATGCCAAAAGAATTCGAAACGTTATTTATGAACAATTCGGCAAATATGCACAATTTATCTGAATCGTCAg gCCCTCCTGGCGctaatttatttattttccatGTTCCCAACGAATGGCAACAAACCGATTTAATTCAAGCCTTTTCACCATTTGGTGAATTACTATCGGCAAGAATAGCCACCGAAAAAAATACAGGTAGGAATAGAGGTTTTGCATTTGTATCATACGATAGTTTAGAAAGTGCAGCAGCTGCTATTTCTCAAATGAACGGATTTATGgcattaaataaaaaattaaaagtaACGGTAAAAAAAGGAGAGGAAgatgaaatgaaaaaatatgttaatCAAAACGGTGTCAATTCTTTTCAACAAGTTCCAAGAGTGCAAAAAGCTATACCAGCACAACCAGCTTCTATGCAACCCAATCTTGCTTATCACCAAAATGCACAAGCGcaaaattttttctattCAAATAGTAACTCTTATAGATGTGGTCCttattaa
- a CDS encoding hypothetical protein (conserved Plasmodium protein, unknown function), with the protein MNIVKTYYKNCMDACTPGKYSIDQNEINLADISTRLNLKIFDFYNSTPSNISMMDLYENNEDDKKGIKQKKRNKTKLTKKKNKRKNDCTHIDNFKILDNVFLTHVNETCNMNKKNHRNNQTNLDKENKEYFKKKGDIYIENAFPNIFSNKMYDRTMNIHYKDYNKMKETSKNKYTILLKEPTRDENIISYKFKQEDKIKEGKKKGKMKKISNKKSRKKKEANMLYENVNVLKIGENNSYEDTYALNSPNANIIPSSKIYIPRINLSRFN; encoded by the coding sequence atgaatatcgtaaaaacatattataaaaattgcATGGATGCATGTACACCTGGCAAATATTCTATAGACCAAAACGAAATAAATCTAGCTGATATATCTACAAGATTAAAtctaaaaatatttgaCTTTTATAATAGCACTCCCAGTAATATTAGTATGATGGATctttatgaaaataatgaagatgataaaaaggggataaaacaaaaaaagagaaataAAACGAAATTGAcgaaaaagaaaaataaaagaaagaaTGATTGTACACATATAGATAACTTTAAAATTTTGGATAATGTTTTTCTCACACATGTCAATGAAACATgtaatatgaataaaaaaaatcacAGAAATAATCAAACTAATTTAGATAAAGAgaataaagaatattttaaaaaaaaaggagatatttatatagaaaatgCCTTTccaaatattttttcaaataaaatgtatgaTAGAACCATGAATATACATTATAAGGAttataacaaaatgaaagaaacaagtaaaaataaatatactaTCTTATTAAAGGAACCAACAAGagatgaaaatattatttcttataaatttaaacaggaagataaaataaaagaaggaaaaaaaaagggaaagatgaaaaaaatttcgAATAAAAAgtcaagaaaaaaaaaagaagcAAACATGTTATATGAAAATGttaatgttttaaaaatagGGGAAAATAATTCATACGAAGATACATATGCTCTCAATTCTCCAAATGCAAATATTATACCCTcatcaaaaatatatatacctaGAATTAATTTATCAAGATTTAATTAg